One genomic window of Polyangium aurulentum includes the following:
- a CDS encoding TetR/AcrR family transcriptional regulator codes for MFVEQTLRSRDERWFIFVPAARSVESSRDVGSPIPTLAFQGDQLLTPSGTHPIVTGRSTMPRIADRRAKIDLLRAAEESFAEHGLAAAKVEDITARAGVSKGAFYLHFESKEDCFRQIVEGVLARIAATAGELELPTLTNGDGLISVLEKRLAADIEVLELCWQNRAILKMILAGGGGAPYAYLLDAFGEQIIGRSERWVEHAMGTGLYRSDIDPALVARLASGVYERLVRELIKQPRRPDIAAWARQVQSMITRGLFAPQVSAFLDRKVNHPPERAQGGRGNTKSKTKAKVG; via the coding sequence ATGTTCGTCGAGCAGACCCTTCGCTCACGAGATGAACGCTGGTTCATTTTTGTCCCGGCCGCAAGAAGCGTGGAGAGCTCCCGTGACGTGGGGAGCCCCATCCCGACCCTCGCTTTCCAGGGAGACCAGCTCTTGACCCCCTCCGGCACCCACCCCATAGTGACCGGCCGGTCAACAATGCCCCGTATCGCCGATCGTCGCGCCAAGATCGACTTGCTCCGCGCCGCCGAGGAGTCGTTCGCCGAGCACGGGCTGGCGGCGGCCAAGGTGGAAGACATCACCGCGCGCGCGGGCGTCTCGAAGGGGGCGTTTTACCTACACTTCGAGAGCAAAGAGGACTGCTTCCGGCAGATCGTCGAAGGCGTGCTCGCCCGCATCGCCGCGACGGCAGGCGAGCTAGAGCTGCCCACCCTGACGAACGGCGACGGGCTGATCTCCGTCCTGGAGAAGCGGCTCGCGGCCGACATCGAGGTGCTCGAGCTGTGCTGGCAGAACCGCGCCATCCTCAAGATGATCCTCGCCGGCGGCGGAGGCGCCCCCTACGCGTACCTCCTCGACGCGTTCGGCGAGCAGATCATCGGCCGCAGCGAGCGCTGGGTGGAGCACGCGATGGGCACGGGCCTGTACCGGAGCGACATCGATCCAGCGCTCGTTGCCAGGCTCGCGTCGGGCGTGTACGAGCGGCTCGTGCGCGAGCTGATCAAGCAGCCGCGCCGCCCGGACATCGCGGCGTGGGCGCGTCAGGTGCAGTCGATGATCACACGAGGACTCTTCGCGCCCCAAGTGAGCGCCTTTCTTGACCGGAAGGTCAATCACCCCCCCGAGCGTGCCCAGGGAGGCCGCGGGAACACCAAATCGAAGACGAAGGCGAAAGTGGGATGA